From one Gracilibacillus salinarum genomic stretch:
- the mreD gene encoding rod shape-determining protein MreD → MKRMIPYLIALICFLLVILEGIVSLMDLPLVKEDWLVVSHFLFVFLIFVTIFFEKENTFYAITLSIVFSFIIDIIYTDVIGVYVFAYTVILYGVRILMKMLQSNLIIALLMTVIAVTATDILIFFLYNIIQVHDLSWHEYWRYRLIPTVLWNVITGAVMYALLAKRLTRWSVIKFERSDR, encoded by the coding sequence ATGAAACGAATGATTCCTTACCTGATTGCTCTGATCTGTTTTTTGCTTGTCATATTAGAAGGTATCGTCTCACTGATGGATCTTCCTCTTGTAAAGGAAGATTGGTTAGTAGTTTCACATTTTCTATTTGTTTTTTTGATATTTGTAACGATTTTTTTCGAGAAAGAAAATACGTTTTATGCCATTACATTATCGATTGTATTTAGTTTTATCATTGATATTATTTATACAGATGTGATTGGCGTATACGTATTTGCTTATACTGTTATTCTTTATGGTGTAAGAATACTAATGAAAATGTTGCAATCTAATTTGATTATTGCTTTACTTATGACGGTTATTGCTGTAACTGCTACAGACATTTTAATATTTTTCCTATATAATATAATTCAAGTACATGATCTAAGCTGGCACGAATATTGGCGTTATCGACTCATACCAACAGTTTTGTGGAATGTTATAACAGGAGCTGTCATGTATGCATTGTTGGCAAAGAGATTAACCAGATGGTCCGTCATAAAGTTTGAAAGATCGGATCGATAG
- a CDS encoding M23 family metallopeptidase codes for MKNNDLSKIRQNINRRKETKKKIPNAKGMPLKEFQYLSQSQMEDEERHGFSPSFSGYQRQSEASPFMKRFLIRSLIATILFFMMVLSVGNESKWLEQPQSWINYAMNEEFPFATVNAWYQARFGAPFAMETDLGTEATAEPAALPVSGQVSQTFQENGEGILISSKEETEVVAVDAGTVLFAGNDRETGKTVIIQHADNSKSIYGHLTNINVHSYQSIRSNQQIGSYQPTEAQEAMYFAIEKDQQYLDPIQVIQVDEQP; via the coding sequence ATGAAAAATAACGATTTATCTAAAATCCGTCAAAACATTAACAGAAGAAAAGAAACAAAAAAGAAAATTCCTAATGCGAAAGGAATGCCTTTAAAAGAATTTCAATACCTGTCTCAGTCACAAATGGAAGATGAAGAAAGACATGGATTCTCTCCCTCATTTTCCGGTTATCAGCGTCAAAGTGAAGCATCACCTTTCATGAAACGATTTTTGATACGAAGTCTCATTGCTACCATTCTATTTTTTATGATGGTCTTATCTGTTGGAAATGAGAGTAAATGGTTAGAGCAGCCACAAAGCTGGATTAATTATGCGATGAATGAAGAATTTCCATTCGCTACTGTTAATGCATGGTATCAAGCAAGGTTTGGAGCACCATTTGCGATGGAAACCGACTTAGGCACGGAAGCAACAGCCGAGCCTGCTGCACTTCCTGTTTCAGGACAAGTAAGTCAGACATTTCAGGAGAATGGGGAAGGGATTTTAATTTCTTCTAAGGAAGAAACAGAAGTGGTCGCAGTTGATGCTGGCACCGTATTATTTGCCGGTAATGACAGAGAAACAGGAAAAACTGTTATCATCCAACATGCGGACAACAGTAAATCCATTTATGGTCATTTAACCAATATTAATGTGCATTCATATCAATCAATTCGTTCTAACCAGCAGATAGGAAGTTACCAGCCAACCGAAGCACAGGAAGCGATGTACTTTGCTATTGAGAAGGATCAACAATATTTAGATCCAATTCAGGTGATTCAAGTTGATGAGCAGCCGTAA
- the minC gene encoding septum site-determining protein MinC, producing MAANKLIMIKGTRDGLTLSMNDRCSWEELLNELDHILTNKYMAADEPLITVKIELGNRYITDQQEQLLREIIRKHNKLVVDHIESNVILKQDALKWKDETDIKLYNKIIRSGQVLEVHGDLLLIGDVNPGGKVIATGNVFIIGSLRGIAHAGVNGNREAVIAASYMAPSQLRIAEVISRSPDKDTEGVPMECGFINANGEQIVMDRINAIAKSRPELNAFERRVMNG from the coding sequence TTGGCTGCGAATAAATTAATTATGATAAAAGGGACGAGAGACGGTCTGACCCTTTCGATGAACGATCGGTGTTCATGGGAGGAACTGCTTAATGAATTAGATCATATATTAACCAACAAATATATGGCTGCAGATGAACCACTCATCACGGTGAAAATAGAACTCGGTAATCGTTACATAACGGATCAACAAGAACAGCTGTTAAGAGAAATTATCCGAAAACATAATAAATTGGTTGTAGACCATATCGAGTCAAATGTCATTTTAAAACAAGATGCATTAAAATGGAAAGATGAAACAGATATTAAGTTATATAATAAAATTATTCGTTCTGGACAAGTGTTAGAAGTGCATGGCGATTTATTATTGATTGGCGATGTCAATCCTGGTGGAAAAGTGATTGCTACTGGTAATGTCTTTATCATTGGCAGCTTAAGAGGGATCGCTCATGCAGGTGTTAATGGTAATCGGGAAGCAGTAATAGCTGCTTCTTACATGGCTCCTAGTCAATTGCGAATAGCAGAAGTGATTAGCCGTTCGCCTGATAAAGATACAGAAGGCGTCCCAATGGAATGTGGTTTTATCAATGCAAATGGGGAACAAATTGTCATGGATCGAATCAATGCCATTGCAAAGTCACGACCAGAATTGAATGCTTTTGAGAGGAGAGTTATGAATGGGTGA
- a CDS encoding site-2 protease family protein translates to MSSRNLPPVRIHPILYFFLFIAILTGMLVEFAIIFLIVFLHELGHYTCARIFNWRIQRIFLWVFGGVMETDEYGTRPLKEEWLVTIAGPVMHLFIYLFLFLLELGNALPDTTLIMAYQYNSFILIGNLLPIWPLDGGKLTQLSLDTFCSYQLSHKWMIVISVSTIVITSLFVYAREWLSLSFVLLIVFLIWENRLEWKRRYYKWWRFLWNRYTMQEHYRKQIEIDVPTNLRLLDLFRLFKRDTTYHIRVFDSVGNVYIVSEKDCLRDFFDRRDITASLGQMRSG, encoded by the coding sequence ATGAGCAGCCGTAATCTTCCACCTGTACGCATCCACCCGATTCTTTATTTTTTCCTGTTCATTGCTATCCTGACCGGGATGCTGGTGGAATTTGCAATCATCTTCCTGATTGTATTCCTGCATGAATTAGGACATTATACATGCGCTCGCATTTTTAATTGGCGAATACAGCGCATTTTTTTATGGGTATTTGGCGGTGTGATGGAAACGGATGAGTATGGGACAAGGCCATTAAAGGAAGAATGGTTGGTAACGATTGCTGGTCCAGTGATGCATTTATTTATTTATTTGTTTTTATTTTTATTAGAATTAGGAAACGCACTTCCTGATACGACGCTGATAATGGCGTATCAATATAACAGTTTTATTTTAATTGGAAATCTGTTGCCGATTTGGCCGCTTGATGGGGGAAAGCTGACACAGCTTAGCCTTGATACTTTCTGTTCTTATCAATTATCTCATAAGTGGATGATCGTGATTTCAGTTAGTACAATTGTGATCACAAGTCTGTTTGTTTATGCGCGCGAGTGGCTGTCATTAAGTTTTGTTTTACTTATTGTTTTTTTAATTTGGGAAAATCGATTAGAATGGAAACGAAGGTATTATAAATGGTGGCGCTTCTTGTGGAACAGATATACGATGCAAGAGCACTATCGTAAACAAATAGAAATCGATGTACCAACTAATTTACGCTTGTTGGATTTATTTCGATTATTTAAGCGAGATACGACATACCACATTCGTGTGTTTGATAGCGTTGGAAATGTGTATATCGTTTCAGAAAAAGACTGTTTGCGGGATTTTTTTGACAGAAGAGATATTACTGCCAGTTTAGGGCAAATGCGGAGTGGATAG
- the rplU gene encoding 50S ribosomal protein L21: protein MYAIIETGGKQVKVEEGQVIYVEKLAADAGESVTFDKVLAVGGEDAKFGTPFVDGASVTAKVEKQGRQKKITVFKYKPKKNYSRKQGHRQPYTKLTIEKINA from the coding sequence ATGTACGCTATTATTGAAACTGGTGGAAAACAAGTAAAAGTAGAAGAAGGTCAAGTGATTTACGTTGAGAAGCTAGCTGCTGATGCTGGTGAATCTGTAACATTTGATAAAGTACTTGCAGTTGGTGGAGAAGATGCTAAATTTGGTACGCCATTCGTTGACGGAGCTTCTGTTACTGCGAAAGTAGAAAAACAAGGTCGTCAAAAGAAAATTACTGTTTTCAAGTACAAACCAAAGAAAAACTATTCACGTAAACAAGGTCACCGTCAGCCATACACAAAACTTACAATTGAAAAAATCAATGCGTAA
- the mreC gene encoding rod shape-determining protein MreC: MFYKKRRLFIFMISLIIIVGLIGFSLRDRANLTMIEDFVHDTTGWASGVINKPITFVTGVANNIKEIRNVYVENQQLKSSLDELRQLEYENQELGKEITELREVLNKTDSDFLDSFQSIQASIVARSKDQWFKQVTINKGTQDGVAPNMAVITGKGMIGKVQSSSPFTSTVLLLNGFDRSNRISVNVYQEESETDMSGFIVGYDDESELLMMELNENYQDLKEGQFVFSSGLGGVFPRGLEIGEIVEIRADRYELTSVAYVKPSADLSQLNHVIVIDRSMTTTDEQAEEEEGS, from the coding sequence ATGTTTTATAAAAAAAGGCGACTGTTTATTTTTATGATCTCGTTAATTATCATCGTCGGCTTGATTGGGTTTTCCTTACGAGATCGTGCTAACTTAACAATGATTGAAGATTTTGTCCATGACACAACGGGATGGGCGTCAGGTGTCATAAATAAGCCGATTACGTTTGTGACAGGAGTTGCAAACAACATAAAAGAAATCCGAAATGTATACGTAGAGAATCAACAGCTTAAGTCAAGTCTTGACGAGTTAAGACAGCTTGAATATGAAAATCAAGAATTAGGCAAAGAAATCACTGAATTGAGAGAGGTTTTAAATAAGACTGATTCTGATTTTCTGGATAGCTTTCAATCGATTCAGGCATCCATTGTCGCAAGAAGTAAAGATCAATGGTTTAAGCAGGTTACGATAAATAAAGGGACGCAAGATGGTGTAGCACCAAACATGGCCGTGATTACCGGGAAAGGGATGATTGGAAAGGTACAATCCAGTTCTCCTTTTACCTCGACTGTATTGCTGTTAAATGGTTTTGACAGATCGAATCGGATTTCTGTTAATGTCTATCAGGAAGAGTCCGAAACAGATATGTCAGGTTTTATTGTAGGGTATGATGATGAATCAGAATTATTAATGATGGAACTGAACGAAAATTATCAAGACTTGAAGGAAGGACAATTTGTGTTCTCTTCTGGACTTGGAGGCGTTTTTCCTAGAGGACTGGAGATTGGTGAAATAGTTGAGATTCGAGCGGATCGCTATGAACTTACAAGTGTGGCCTATGTGAAACCATCAGCAGATTTAAGTCAACTAAATCATGTTATTGTCATTGATCGTTCGATGACAACTACAGATGAGCAAGCGGAGGAGGAGGAAGGTTCATGA
- a CDS encoding ribonuclease E/G, translating to MKKIHFTTRLTEKVGLLFEDNACMDIFIDRPRIQEATLQTIFAGKVRNVDESIEAAFIDIGVDKVGFLPKSEVPWVKKDEKLSSYLTEGASLIVQITKEAYQDKGPRLTANITIQGQYLVYLPKGNYIASSKKLPEEAAVEWKALVSPSLDNVEGAILRTEIMEAAEEDILQELTNRRVQWNDLKRLADKVKAPALLWRDPLVPNQMLHYYQSQAITEISFDDPRSLENMKQQFPHLATVMTLRKDPHNISGKHIDRWLTEAIQPQVDKQDGISLIVEETEALTVIDINSSRFSSRQNKQATIFKINQRAARYCVEEIRKRNLSGIIVIDFLKMNRKQEVQIIKEMTAMLQSDPVRTEVYGFTKLGLLEMTRKRARTGLLQLLTNHTVTTDNLTAGTYVYQLEREVYGFNRRVEGLVVACQPEVYRMLQERPFRDTDPLTLELYVYIDNAITGYQIIRSGSKEIVELFIAEHKDLDIDKIY from the coding sequence ATGAAAAAAATTCATTTTACAACAAGATTAACCGAGAAGGTCGGATTACTGTTCGAAGACAATGCTTGTATGGATATTTTTATTGATCGGCCACGTATACAGGAGGCAACACTTCAGACGATATTTGCAGGAAAAGTCCGGAATGTGGATGAAAGTATAGAAGCGGCCTTCATCGACATTGGAGTCGATAAAGTAGGCTTTCTGCCAAAAAGTGAAGTACCTTGGGTTAAGAAAGACGAGAAGCTTTCCTCTTATCTAACAGAAGGCGCTTCTCTCATCGTGCAAATTACGAAAGAAGCGTATCAGGATAAAGGTCCGAGATTAACAGCAAATATTACTATCCAGGGTCAATATCTTGTTTATTTACCTAAAGGCAACTATATTGCCAGTTCAAAAAAATTACCAGAGGAGGCGGCTGTTGAGTGGAAAGCATTGGTCTCGCCTTCGCTGGATAACGTAGAAGGGGCAATTTTAAGAACAGAAATTATGGAAGCGGCGGAAGAGGATATTTTGCAAGAATTAACAAATAGGAGAGTACAATGGAATGATCTTAAGCGGTTAGCGGATAAAGTGAAAGCACCAGCATTATTATGGCGTGACCCGTTAGTTCCGAATCAAATGCTTCACTATTATCAGAGTCAGGCAATTACGGAAATTTCGTTCGATGATCCAAGAAGTCTTGAGAACATGAAGCAACAATTTCCACACCTTGCGACAGTTATGACGTTGCGAAAAGATCCGCATAACATCAGTGGAAAGCACATCGATCGTTGGTTAACAGAAGCCATTCAACCTCAAGTGGATAAGCAGGACGGCATTTCTTTAATCGTGGAAGAAACGGAAGCGTTAACGGTGATTGATATTAACAGCAGCCGGTTTTCCAGTCGTCAAAATAAACAAGCTACTATTTTTAAAATAAATCAACGTGCTGCCCGTTATTGTGTAGAAGAAATTCGTAAACGAAACCTCTCTGGGATTATTGTCATTGATTTTCTAAAGATGAACAGAAAGCAGGAAGTGCAAATTATAAAAGAAATGACTGCGATGTTGCAATCAGATCCAGTTCGAACAGAGGTGTATGGATTTACGAAGCTGGGCTTGCTGGAAATGACTCGAAAAAGAGCACGAACAGGATTGTTACAGCTTTTAACTAATCATACGGTAACGACAGATAACTTGACAGCGGGTACATATGTATATCAGCTGGAACGCGAAGTATATGGATTTAACCGGCGTGTCGAAGGGCTTGTTGTTGCCTGTCAACCGGAGGTATACCGTATGCTGCAAGAGCGTCCTTTTCGTGATACAGATCCTTTAACATTAGAGCTATATGTTTACATAGATAATGCGATCACTGGCTATCAGATAATCCGTTCTGGCAGTAAGGAAATCGTTGAATTATTTATTGCAGAACATAAGGATTTAGACATTGACAAGATATACTGA
- a CDS encoding ribosomal-processing cysteine protease Prp, with product MIKVTIVREHSHIKSFCLTGHADSGPEGHDLVCAAVSGISFGAVNAVFALCEIELNIDQAGDEGGYLKVTVPDINDRSLSEKVSLLLEGMVVSLQTVERDYGQYISISEK from the coding sequence ATGATAAAAGTGACGATAGTACGTGAGCATTCACATATTAAATCATTTTGTCTGACAGGGCACGCGGACAGTGGACCAGAGGGGCATGACTTAGTTTGTGCTGCTGTATCTGGTATCTCGTTCGGTGCTGTCAATGCAGTGTTTGCTTTATGTGAGATTGAATTAAATATTGATCAGGCCGGTGATGAGGGCGGCTATTTGAAGGTTACGGTACCTGATATCAATGATCGATCACTTTCAGAAAAAGTGTCATTATTATTGGAAGGTATGGTTGTATCCTTACAAACCGTTGAGCGGGATTATGGTCAGTATATTTCCATCTCTGAAAAATAA
- the minD gene encoding septum site-determining protein MinD, translating into MGEAIVITSGKGGVGKTTTTANLGTSLALLDKKVCLVDTDIGLRNLDVVMGLENRIIYDIVDVLEKRCKVSQALIKDKRFDCLSLLPAAQTSDKSAVTPEGMKEIIEVLKPDYDYILIDCPAGIEQGYRNAVAGADRAIVVTTPEKSSVRDADRIIGLLEQEEIQPPNLVINRIRNHMMKNGDMLSVDEIVQVLSIDLLGIIADDDDVIKASNHGEPVAFQPNARASIAYRNIARRILGESVPLLSLEEKPTLLDKVKKAFGMKK; encoded by the coding sequence ATGGGTGAAGCAATCGTTATTACTTCAGGTAAAGGTGGCGTTGGCAAAACAACGACAACGGCCAATCTAGGTACTTCATTAGCATTGCTAGATAAGAAAGTTTGTTTAGTAGATACGGATATTGGTTTACGTAATTTAGATGTGGTAATGGGGCTGGAGAATCGAATCATCTATGATATCGTTGATGTACTGGAGAAGCGTTGCAAAGTTTCGCAGGCACTGATTAAAGACAAGCGCTTTGATTGCTTATCTTTACTGCCAGCTGCTCAGACTAGCGATAAGTCAGCAGTGACACCAGAGGGCATGAAGGAGATTATCGAAGTGTTAAAGCCTGATTATGATTATATACTAATCGATTGTCCTGCTGGAATTGAACAAGGGTATCGAAATGCTGTGGCCGGAGCAGACCGGGCCATTGTCGTAACTACTCCTGAGAAGTCGAGTGTTCGAGATGCGGATCGTATTATCGGTTTACTCGAACAAGAAGAGATCCAACCTCCTAATCTCGTTATTAACCGGATTCGAAATCATATGATGAAAAATGGCGATATGCTGTCAGTTGATGAAATAGTACAAGTATTATCGATTGATTTATTAGGTATTATTGCGGATGACGATGACGTAATTAAGGCATCTAATCACGGTGAACCAGTCGCATTTCAACCGAATGCACGTGCTTCCATTGCTTATCGAAATATCGCCAGACGAATTCTGGGGGAATCTGTCCCGTTATTATCATTAGAAGAGAAACCTACCTTATTAGATAAAGTAAAGAAAGCCTTCGGTATGAAAAAATAA